In the Thalassoglobus sp. JC818 genome, one interval contains:
- a CDS encoding prenyltransferase/squalene oxidase repeat-containing protein: MLNVDRDRLERAEQTVRDQLLSRRNASGCWAGRLSASPLSTATAVMALHQVQLARGVQEGEFTPLIVAGLQWLSQCQNEDGGWGDTLKSHSNISTSMLVFGSFRAVGLTEEYSELLQRADDYIQRCGGSKAVVERYGRDKTFSVPILTHLALAGLVDWKDVSALPFELACLPHQFYATIRLPVVSYALPALIAIGQVRHHFRKPWNPLLGWLRDSLIPKSLRILKRIQPESGGFLEATPLTSFVVMSLAAKGNVEHPVVESGVKFLVDSVLDDGSWPIDTNLATWVTTLSSNAISSTLTEEERSAITEWLLGQQYRKEHPYTHAAPGGWAWTDLSGGVPDADDTPGAILALLNLNPKPRDERIAEACKLATQWLVDLQNRDGGWPTFCRGWGTLPFDRSSTDITAHCLRALHRVSEEYGDLPGIESAIRDGFDFLNRSQNADGSWHPLWFGNQFAPSDINPVYGTSKVIRAYQETERTEALPLQDGVRWLRSAQNSDGGWGGVQGAPSSVEETALAVDALIDDRDSASAIESGINWLIDRVESNTVDEAAPIGFYFAKLWYFEELYPVIFASGALRRAVEDCQPP; this comes from the coding sequence ATGTTAAACGTCGATCGAGATCGACTGGAGCGTGCTGAACAAACGGTTCGAGATCAGCTTCTCTCTCGCCGAAATGCGTCGGGATGCTGGGCCGGTCGATTGTCGGCATCTCCGCTCTCCACTGCCACAGCAGTCATGGCTCTGCATCAGGTCCAACTGGCTCGAGGAGTTCAAGAGGGCGAGTTCACTCCGCTGATCGTTGCTGGCTTGCAGTGGTTGTCGCAGTGTCAGAACGAAGATGGCGGATGGGGAGATACTCTCAAGAGTCACAGCAACATCTCGACGTCGATGCTGGTCTTCGGTAGCTTTCGAGCGGTCGGTCTGACTGAAGAATATTCCGAGTTGTTACAGCGTGCTGATGATTACATTCAGCGCTGCGGAGGCAGCAAAGCTGTCGTCGAGCGTTATGGCCGAGATAAGACATTCTCTGTTCCGATTCTAACGCATCTTGCACTGGCCGGGCTGGTCGATTGGAAAGACGTCTCAGCATTACCGTTTGAACTGGCTTGCCTGCCGCATCAATTCTACGCGACGATTCGACTTCCCGTGGTCAGCTATGCCTTGCCGGCATTGATTGCGATCGGTCAGGTCAGACATCACTTTCGAAAGCCGTGGAATCCATTGCTGGGGTGGCTTCGCGATTCGCTCATTCCCAAAAGCTTGCGGATTCTGAAACGCATTCAACCTGAGTCGGGAGGGTTTCTGGAAGCGACTCCTCTCACCAGTTTTGTGGTAATGAGTTTGGCAGCGAAAGGCAACGTTGAGCATCCTGTCGTTGAAAGCGGTGTGAAGTTTCTCGTCGACTCAGTCTTGGATGATGGTAGCTGGCCCATCGATACGAATCTGGCGACATGGGTGACTACTCTCTCTTCGAATGCAATTTCATCAACTCTCACCGAAGAGGAACGATCAGCCATTACCGAATGGCTGCTTGGTCAGCAGTATCGCAAAGAGCACCCGTACACGCATGCTGCTCCAGGTGGCTGGGCGTGGACGGATCTGTCGGGCGGAGTTCCCGATGCGGACGATACGCCGGGGGCAATTCTCGCTCTGTTGAATCTCAACCCTAAGCCGCGAGATGAACGGATTGCTGAAGCCTGCAAGCTCGCGACGCAATGGTTAGTCGATCTGCAAAATCGAGACGGCGGCTGGCCGACGTTCTGTCGGGGCTGGGGAACACTTCCTTTCGATCGGAGTTCCACAGATATCACTGCCCACTGTTTGCGAGCTCTTCACCGTGTCAGCGAAGAGTACGGAGATCTTCCAGGGATCGAATCTGCGATTCGCGACGGATTTGATTTTCTGAATCGATCACAAAACGCAGACGGCTCTTGGCATCCGTTGTGGTTCGGCAATCAGTTTGCACCCAGCGACATTAATCCTGTTTACGGAACATCCAAAGTCATTCGAGCCTATCAAGAGACCGAACGTACGGAAGCACTTCCGCTGCAAGATGGCGTTCGATGGCTGCGATCAGCACAAAATTCCGATGGCGGCTGGGGAGGTGTTCAGGGCGCTCCCTCATCGGTTGAAGAAACCGCCCTCGCCGTTGATGCTTTGATCGATGATCGTGATTCGGCGAGTGCAATTGAGTCGGGAATTAACTGGCTGATTGATCG
- a CDS encoding PIN/TRAM domain-containing protein produces the protein MLLLIIRAIYIVICVGALATYTFSQNSNAPEFVVQHPVASFLVMLSIALSILLVDILIPRKRVEVISAIYFGLLIGVLLTYLMNLALRPMFNEPNLFGSEGGAYAAASTLISILILPYICITFLLQTKDQFRFVIPYVEFSRELKGGRPMILDSSALIDGRIADVVDTNIVDSEFIVPSFILQEVQDVADSQDKIRKSRGRRGLDILKRLQQHPKIEVKMHNAIDETDKTVDQRLVELSKDLNARLVTNDVNLNKLAGVQGVDVINLNDVANSLKPRYIPGEHLRIRIIKEGEGPGQGVGYLDDGTMVVVDQGTRQMGQDVDTVVTSVLQNSAGRMIFSKLTDGQAT, from the coding sequence ATGTTGCTGCTAATTATACGCGCGATTTACATCGTGATTTGTGTTGGAGCACTGGCAACGTACACGTTCAGCCAGAACTCCAACGCTCCAGAATTCGTCGTCCAGCATCCTGTCGCCTCCTTCCTGGTGATGTTGTCGATCGCTCTGTCGATTCTGCTGGTCGATATCCTTATTCCTCGCAAACGCGTCGAGGTGATTTCGGCAATCTATTTCGGTCTGCTGATCGGAGTGCTGCTGACATATTTGATGAATCTGGCACTTCGCCCGATGTTCAACGAACCCAACCTCTTCGGCAGCGAGGGGGGAGCGTATGCAGCTGCTTCGACTCTGATCTCAATCCTGATCCTCCCGTACATCTGCATCACCTTTCTGCTTCAGACGAAGGATCAGTTTCGGTTTGTCATTCCGTATGTGGAGTTCTCACGTGAACTCAAAGGGGGACGGCCGATGATTCTCGATTCCAGTGCCCTTATCGATGGTCGAATTGCGGACGTTGTGGACACGAACATCGTCGATTCAGAGTTCATCGTTCCCAGCTTTATTCTTCAGGAAGTGCAGGACGTTGCGGACAGTCAGGATAAGATTCGCAAGTCTCGCGGACGTCGAGGTCTCGACATCCTGAAGCGGTTGCAGCAGCATCCGAAAATTGAAGTCAAGATGCACAATGCCATCGACGAGACCGATAAAACCGTCGATCAGCGACTCGTCGAGCTTTCCAAAGATCTGAACGCTCGGCTCGTGACCAACGATGTGAACCTCAACAAGCTGGCGGGTGTGCAGGGCGTGGATGTCATCAATCTCAATGACGTCGCCAACTCGCTGAAGCCTCGGTACATCCCCGGAGAGCATTTGAGGATTCGAATTATCAAAGAAGGCGAAGGGCCCGGGCAGGGGGTCGGTTATCTCGACGATGGGACAATGGTCGTCGTCGATCAGGGAACGAGGCAGATGGGGCAAGATGTGGACACAGTCGTCACCAGTGTCTTGCAGAACAGCGCGGGTCGGATGATCTTCTCAAAATTGACTGACGGTCAGGCGACTTAA
- a CDS encoding DUF1559 domain-containing protein, with protein sequence MKRTRNFSATRKAPRSGFTLIELLVVISIIATLAAFTLPAIQQARATARKTQCLNNMKNVGLAIINFAQVNKGELPPLTGGVDVVSVTGFGATPTVNVMGPAPWSVHILPQLEQRALYDRLTDPVEANQNLSTLAELGATRIEVYACPDDPDKNGAGHKSYVVNGGYMTADRWAANVQFGNGTIDYAWPANGAVAANQRVNVNTTSATGMFFRTETNGVITNANFDSSAPDLYAPAGSSNTLDRVSNLDGTTQTIMVTENIDVRNWNPAFVNGSFGTASIALAPGAGGFCSVYQGDLAVSLRMAGAGSAVTADDGGTNPSGVGITGNPARALTVTDPSGVMQSSQINANLGLGVAGETPRPSALHPNGVNMIFGDNSGKFINNSIDDSVYVRLLSSNGNSFGQAILSSSDF encoded by the coding sequence ATGAAGAGAACTCGAAATTTCTCGGCGACGAGGAAAGCACCGCGAAGCGGTTTCACACTGATTGAATTGCTGGTTGTGATTTCAATTATCGCAACCTTGGCTGCGTTCACACTGCCAGCGATTCAGCAGGCTCGTGCGACAGCCCGTAAAACCCAGTGTCTGAACAACATGAAGAACGTCGGCTTGGCCATCATCAACTTCGCACAGGTCAACAAAGGGGAATTGCCACCTCTGACCGGTGGAGTGGACGTTGTCTCTGTGACCGGATTCGGTGCAACTCCGACCGTCAACGTTATGGGACCAGCACCTTGGTCCGTGCACATTCTACCTCAGCTCGAACAACGTGCTTTGTACGATCGTTTGACTGACCCAGTTGAAGCCAACCAGAACCTTTCGACTCTGGCTGAGCTGGGAGCCACCCGTATCGAAGTTTACGCTTGTCCAGACGATCCGGATAAGAACGGTGCAGGTCACAAGTCCTACGTCGTGAACGGCGGCTACATGACTGCCGATCGTTGGGCTGCGAATGTCCAGTTCGGAAACGGAACGATTGATTACGCTTGGCCAGCTAACGGCGCGGTTGCTGCCAACCAACGCGTGAATGTGAACACAACTTCAGCGACCGGAATGTTCTTCCGAACAGAAACGAACGGAGTGATCACCAACGCGAACTTCGACAGCAGTGCACCGGACTTGTACGCACCAGCTGGCTCATCCAACACTTTGGATCGCGTGAGTAACCTGGACGGAACCACTCAGACAATCATGGTGACTGAGAACATCGATGTCCGAAACTGGAATCCAGCATTCGTGAATGGGTCATTCGGAACTGCTTCGATCGCTCTGGCTCCAGGTGCTGGTGGATTCTGTAGCGTTTATCAGGGTGACCTCGCCGTTTCTCTGCGAATGGCTGGTGCTGGAAGTGCTGTCACAGCTGATGACGGTGGAACGAACCCAAGTGGTGTTGGAATCACTGGAAACCCAGCTCGTGCTTTGACTGTGACCGATCCTTCAGGTGTGATGCAGAGCAGCCAGATCAACGCCAACCTCGGATTGGGTGTTGCTGGTGAAACTCCTCGTCCAAGTGCCTTGCATCCAAACGGTGTGAACATGATCTTCGGTGACAACAGCGGAAAGTTCATCAACAACAGCATCGATGATTCAGTCTACGTGCGATTGCTGTCATCCAACGGAAACTCGTTCGGACAGGCAATCCTCAGCTCCAGCGATTTCTAA
- a CDS encoding prepilin-type N-terminal cleavage/methylation domain-containing protein → MRFRRTNRSQNSAQRAGFTLVEMLVATALVVLIMLMFAQIYGSAVGSITEQRGLANNDQKARQFDTTIRRDLQSMTFRQPSFPYGEVRGIVPLSPGDTPIIDPVNQRGFLYYSENDFNDQTDDVLHLTTMVKIGQRGDAETKDQRQGFVGRAASLAGTDTNQPDADDGEIGNGLGLSRAAEVVYFMRNGNLYRRQLLLRDPIPVDPRFDPQPTRTDGLRRFRFDPASGSFNNGWQNYGGDFLDDFDYSATRIGSGTEDSYLWFNSVDSLANHLDLANVPMAIPWNRFGHFNNFSTVADELADHGSPREYADQSDPTTFIGRLSQEETSNSTITYPGSVTLSGPQTETYIFRRTSVPATAPIIDRGALNGLNGGPRVGEDIVLTNVESFNVEIYDSEVGRFVDIGNNDTGSNGGTTQFQTLATPGGSEADDRLNVYYGPRRPADGVNRVFDTWHPNAEVVDIATSGLPLPANPTTVAFPPFRPLRTTNFNPVDAWAPTTAATFGEVIFVPALNPNIGVDPINRSLFYTVISGGTTGELQPEFPPIPGTTVQDGSVTWQCIDNRIGIQGLRITVRYRDQRSTLPRQLTIVHSFVE, encoded by the coding sequence ATGAGATTTCGCAGAACAAATCGAAGCCAGAACTCAGCCCAGCGGGCGGGGTTCACGTTGGTTGAGATGCTTGTCGCGACGGCTTTGGTCGTTCTGATCATGCTGATGTTCGCGCAAATCTATGGTTCTGCAGTTGGGTCAATTACGGAACAGCGCGGACTTGCGAACAACGATCAGAAGGCCCGTCAGTTCGACACAACGATTCGACGCGATCTGCAGTCGATGACGTTTCGACAACCAAGCTTCCCGTACGGAGAAGTGAGGGGAATTGTTCCACTGAGTCCTGGCGATACTCCGATCATCGATCCGGTGAATCAGCGCGGATTTCTGTATTACTCCGAAAACGATTTCAATGATCAGACTGACGATGTTCTGCATCTCACCACCATGGTGAAGATCGGACAGCGAGGAGATGCTGAGACCAAAGATCAACGACAGGGATTCGTCGGTCGGGCTGCAAGTTTGGCGGGAACAGATACCAATCAACCCGATGCGGATGACGGAGAGATCGGCAATGGCCTCGGGCTTTCGCGAGCTGCCGAAGTCGTTTACTTCATGAGAAACGGGAATCTCTATCGTCGGCAATTGCTGCTGCGAGATCCGATTCCAGTCGATCCACGATTTGATCCACAACCGACTCGAACAGACGGTCTGCGAAGATTTCGCTTTGATCCTGCTTCCGGAAGTTTCAATAACGGATGGCAGAATTACGGTGGCGATTTCCTCGACGACTTCGATTACTCAGCGACGCGGATTGGTTCCGGAACGGAAGATTCGTACCTGTGGTTCAACTCTGTTGACTCGCTTGCGAATCATCTGGATCTAGCCAACGTGCCGATGGCAATTCCGTGGAATCGTTTCGGTCACTTCAACAACTTCAGCACTGTCGCTGATGAGCTGGCTGACCATGGGTCGCCGCGTGAATATGCCGATCAAAGCGATCCGACCACGTTCATTGGTCGATTGTCCCAGGAAGAAACTTCGAACTCGACCATCACTTATCCCGGGTCAGTGACACTCTCGGGACCTCAAACAGAAACATACATCTTCCGGCGAACCAGCGTTCCCGCGACAGCTCCGATCATCGATCGAGGAGCGTTGAACGGACTCAATGGAGGTCCGCGAGTTGGGGAAGACATTGTGTTGACAAATGTTGAGTCATTTAATGTCGAGATCTACGACTCGGAAGTCGGACGGTTTGTTGACATTGGAAACAACGACACAGGCAGCAATGGGGGAACGACCCAGTTTCAAACACTGGCGACACCTGGCGGGTCCGAAGCGGATGACAGGTTGAATGTCTACTACGGTCCACGACGACCAGCGGATGGAGTCAATCGAGTCTTTGACACCTGGCACCCAAATGCCGAAGTCGTTGACATTGCGACTTCCGGATTGCCTTTGCCAGCCAACCCGACGACTGTTGCCTTTCCTCCGTTTCGACCATTGCGAACGACGAATTTCAATCCGGTGGATGCTTGGGCTCCGACGACAGCTGCCACTTTCGGAGAGGTGATTTTTGTTCCGGCTCTGAACCCGAACATTGGCGTCGATCCAATCAACCGCAGTCTGTTTTACACAGTGATTTCCGGGGGAACGACGGGGGAGCTGCAACCGGAGTTTCCACCGATTCCGGGAACGACTGTTCAAGATGGGTCAGTCACCTGGCAGTGCATTGATAATCGAATCGGAATACAGGGGCTGCGAATCACTGTTCGTTATCGAGACCAGCGCAGCACATTGCCTCGACAGTTGACGATCGTCCATTCGTTTGTCGAGTAG
- a CDS encoding type II secretion system protein: MQTSLRQFEIPQRPGLRSAFTLVELLVVVTIFSILATLVISGFTLNDADRVGNSIATFKNAIEGARSRAVSSQSVRGLRLLTDPNNPRLVRSLVYVESPGTDDGLCDLQYLPGVRSWRVVNLDDPNTTNLNAPENLTNETWNDFQSRGLLQPGLRIEIPRDSGNWYTVRQFGIDVLDVPDVLSARPAENPMSFDVALISGMYEPSIFDPSAGPSGNYVAALRTRVPYRLELAPVVAEGATPIQLDPQTCIDLDGSRLPESWRLREDTDRNGVIDGSETDLNDPITGTPNGLFDFANRYSGQMDILFGPDGTVSGDLRSSGILHFRLCYLSDAILAEPLRQRALSFDYTAVGGYPNFIVPVDPEREHMALSLFPQTGAVVISEISRKNDDGNEIFNQRVDATPFEFAVRGREANQ; the protein is encoded by the coding sequence ATGCAGACTTCGCTGCGACAATTTGAAATTCCCCAAAGACCGGGATTGCGTTCCGCCTTCACGCTGGTCGAACTGCTGGTTGTTGTGACCATCTTTTCGATCCTGGCGACGCTCGTCATTTCAGGGTTCACTCTGAATGATGCAGACCGGGTTGGGAACAGCATCGCGACGTTCAAGAACGCGATTGAAGGAGCTCGCTCAAGAGCGGTCAGCTCTCAATCAGTTCGCGGGCTGCGATTACTGACAGACCCGAACAATCCGCGATTGGTCCGCAGCTTGGTTTATGTTGAGAGTCCGGGAACAGACGATGGATTGTGCGATCTGCAATATCTTCCCGGGGTGAGATCTTGGCGAGTCGTGAATCTCGATGATCCCAACACTACGAATCTCAATGCTCCCGAGAACCTGACAAATGAAACGTGGAACGACTTCCAGTCGCGAGGGTTGTTGCAACCTGGTTTGCGAATCGAAATCCCTCGAGATAGCGGCAACTGGTACACCGTTCGGCAGTTTGGAATTGATGTTTTGGATGTTCCCGATGTTCTTAGCGCAAGACCTGCTGAAAATCCGATGTCATTTGATGTCGCGTTGATCTCTGGAATGTACGAGCCATCCATCTTCGACCCCAGCGCTGGACCGTCGGGGAACTATGTCGCTGCACTCCGTACGCGTGTTCCTTATCGACTTGAACTTGCTCCGGTCGTGGCTGAGGGAGCGACTCCAATTCAACTCGATCCACAGACCTGTATCGATTTGGACGGATCGCGTTTGCCAGAATCTTGGCGACTTCGTGAAGACACGGACCGCAATGGCGTGATCGACGGCTCGGAAACTGACCTGAATGATCCGATCACGGGAACTCCGAACGGGCTCTTCGATTTCGCGAATCGCTACTCTGGTCAGATGGACATTCTCTTCGGACCAGACGGGACAGTTTCCGGTGACCTCCGTTCATCAGGAATTCTGCACTTTCGACTCTGTTATCTGAGCGACGCAATCCTGGCTGAACCGCTCCGACAGCGAGCCTTGTCGTTCGACTATACAGCTGTTGGAGGCTATCCGAATTTCATCGTTCCAGTCGATCCGGAACGTGAACATATGGCGTTGTCTCTCTTCCCTCAAACAGGTGCTGTCGTGATCAGCGAGATCTCGCGAAAGAATGACGATGGCAATGAGATCTTCAACCAACGTGTGGACGCAACGCCATTCGAATTTGCTGTCCGAGGAAGGGAAGCGAACCAATGA
- a CDS encoding prepilin-type N-terminal cleavage/methylation domain-containing protein produces the protein MLNKQAHRQQDLRRGFTLVELLVALVVIGILMALIIPSIGGFMGGFRNSAVVNTISQVDAVIQARVDALSSLDVSVEAKKLATLNSGLDEKEAEYLIRKNLYRQALPQRIEDLFGFNGVNNSGNADDAPVLFDWLAENMPETSTDDNPRASGKIFLYALLNGSQVRAIPGGKSYSLPVLNLDDLNPNHLSTDTTNDLQFLIDEWNQPLRFYNFPTALVRPGGGTSVINTRNAALLISNLPDGNTLTADPLDKTNLVQPGIPSANYSLTYAPSQTLTALGFNEANYHTPETYYTPLLVSMGPDGFLGMGESTSTTPVERLGNVTSRDELTDNISNRQQ, from the coding sequence ATGTTGAACAAGCAAGCTCATCGACAACAAGACTTACGACGCGGGTTCACGCTGGTCGAACTCCTCGTCGCTCTCGTTGTCATCGGGATTCTGATGGCATTGATCATCCCGAGCATTGGCGGGTTCATGGGAGGCTTTCGTAACAGCGCAGTCGTGAACACAATTTCTCAAGTCGACGCAGTCATCCAGGCAAGAGTTGACGCATTGTCTTCACTGGATGTCAGCGTTGAAGCCAAGAAGCTGGCGACATTGAACTCCGGGCTTGATGAAAAAGAAGCCGAATACCTGATTCGCAAGAACCTGTATCGTCAGGCTCTCCCACAACGGATCGAAGACCTCTTCGGATTTAATGGAGTGAACAACTCCGGCAATGCTGACGACGCCCCGGTCTTGTTTGACTGGTTGGCCGAGAACATGCCGGAAACTTCCACTGATGACAATCCACGTGCGTCCGGGAAAATCTTCCTATACGCACTTCTGAACGGATCACAGGTTCGAGCGATTCCGGGCGGCAAGTCGTATTCACTTCCAGTCTTGAACTTGGACGACTTGAACCCGAATCATCTCAGCACTGACACCACCAATGACCTACAGTTTCTTATCGATGAGTGGAATCAGCCGTTGCGTTTTTACAACTTCCCGACAGCGCTTGTGCGTCCCGGTGGGGGAACGAGTGTCATCAATACTCGAAATGCCGCGTTGTTGATCTCGAACCTTCCCGATGGAAACACGCTGACGGCCGACCCTCTCGATAAGACCAATCTGGTTCAGCCTGGAATTCCTTCAGCGAACTATTCCCTCACCTATGCACCGTCACAGACATTGACCGCGCTGGGGTTCAATGAGGCGAACTACCACACTCCCGAGACTTATTACACACCGCTACTCGTGTCGATGGGACCTGACGGGTTTCTTGGTATGGGTGAATCAACGTCGACGACTCCTGTCGAACGGTTGGGCAACGTAACGAGTCGAGATGAATTGACAGATAACATCAGTAATCGTCAGCAGTAG
- a CDS encoding prepilin-type N-terminal cleavage/methylation domain-containing protein encodes MRQATSITNRQRLNGVPARSVRSDRRTMHGEKRSAFTLVELVVVILVIGILMAFLFPAINQVITNSRVAQVTTEIKSLDSAIAAFKGKYGISPPSRLRLYEEAAGWTSDTSLEARESKAYLRQIWPEMDFTYAAAPTPGELDIDGDGAIRAASDGPIVLTGGECLVFFLGGVCATEDTAGNPIRNADGSLGTAATPAKWAPLGFSTDQTFPFRRGGSRVAPFHEFDSARLVNVNDPTTQPGRNMPEYLDSLPGQVSPYIYASSYDGRGYNKDSMTNEYLDINLGAATFASPTSIYLSSDPDGNVNADVTNDVPYQANSYQIISPGFDNSYGVGGLYDPDTGFDASRGDEKDNITNFSSGVLDTN; translated from the coding sequence ATGAGACAAGCAACTTCAATCACAAACCGACAAAGACTGAACGGCGTGCCGGCACGGTCTGTGAGAAGTGATCGCCGAACGATGCACGGCGAGAAGCGATCTGCGTTCACGCTTGTGGAACTGGTCGTCGTCATTCTGGTCATCGGAATTCTGATGGCCTTCCTGTTCCCGGCGATCAATCAGGTCATCACCAATTCCCGTGTGGCTCAAGTCACCACCGAGATCAAGAGTCTCGACAGCGCGATTGCAGCCTTCAAAGGCAAGTACGGAATCTCGCCGCCGAGTCGATTGCGTCTTTATGAAGAAGCAGCTGGGTGGACGAGCGATACTTCACTCGAAGCTCGTGAAAGCAAGGCCTACCTTCGACAAATCTGGCCGGAGATGGATTTCACATACGCCGCAGCACCGACACCTGGTGAACTCGACATTGATGGCGATGGAGCAATTCGAGCTGCATCGGACGGACCAATTGTCTTAACCGGTGGGGAATGTCTGGTCTTCTTCCTCGGAGGGGTTTGTGCCACTGAAGACACGGCAGGCAATCCAATTCGTAACGCGGATGGTTCACTCGGAACGGCAGCCACTCCAGCGAAGTGGGCTCCTCTTGGATTTTCGACCGACCAGACATTTCCTTTTCGACGGGGAGGAAGTCGCGTCGCTCCGTTCCACGAATTCGATTCAGCACGACTGGTCAACGTAAACGATCCAACGACCCAGCCCGGTCGAAACATGCCTGAATACCTCGATTCACTACCGGGACAGGTTTCTCCTTACATCTATGCGAGCTCTTACGATGGACGCGGGTACAACAAAGACTCGATGACCAACGAGTATCTCGACATCAACTTGGGGGCTGCGACATTCGCGTCACCAACATCGATTTACCTTTCCAGCGATCCGGATGGCAATGTGAACGCAGACGTGACGAACGACGTTCCGTATCAGGCGAATTCCTATCAGATCATTTCTCCGGGGTTTGATAACAGCTACGGGGTGGGAGGACTTTACGATCCTGACACTGGCTTCGATGCCTCGCGTGGTGATGAGAAAGACAACATCACCAACTTCTCTAGCGGTGTCCTGGACACGAACTAA
- a CDS encoding type II secretion system F family protein, which yields MPVFQYEAMDNTGLEVKDTIEAPTEQEAQALIREKGFYVTKISEKVAKKKKDATKKPQGPKKKQAFTIGGVSAKKLTMFTRQLSTLQDAGLPILRSLRILEGQEKPGALKNSLMGVIEDVESGNTLSEAMAKQPKAFDNLYVNMVKAGEAGGALEVILQRLAEFKERSQTLKRKVQGAMVYPVAVITVATGIVGFIMYWIIPKFKEIFMDFGVELPAITEWLIAASDWVVNYWYLIPTIPFALFVLVKLIKKNKTGAYIIDRIVLKIPVLGQIVKKSTIARTCRTLGTLIASGVPILEALSIARDTAGNEVFRRAFDHIYSSIREGESMAVPLRETRITDDLVVNMVDVGEETGALDNMLYKVADVYDEEVSVLVESLINLLEPLMVVVLGLIVGFIVIALFMPLVKLLNELS from the coding sequence ATGCCAGTCTTTCAATATGAAGCGATGGACAACACCGGCCTCGAGGTCAAGGATACGATCGAGGCCCCAACGGAACAGGAAGCCCAGGCGCTGATCCGTGAGAAGGGGTTCTACGTCACCAAAATCTCGGAGAAGGTGGCGAAGAAGAAGAAGGATGCAACCAAAAAGCCCCAGGGTCCCAAGAAGAAACAAGCCTTCACCATCGGTGGGGTGAGTGCCAAAAAGCTGACCATGTTCACGCGTCAGCTATCGACGCTTCAGGATGCTGGTCTGCCGATCTTGCGAAGCCTTCGCATTCTGGAAGGGCAGGAAAAACCGGGCGCACTCAAGAACTCACTCATGGGGGTGATTGAGGATGTCGAGTCCGGAAACACGCTTTCCGAAGCGATGGCGAAACAGCCCAAAGCCTTCGACAACCTCTACGTCAACATGGTGAAAGCCGGAGAGGCTGGGGGTGCACTCGAAGTCATTCTCCAGCGTCTTGCTGAGTTCAAAGAGCGTTCTCAGACTTTGAAGCGAAAAGTTCAGGGAGCCATGGTTTACCCGGTTGCGGTGATCACCGTGGCGACCGGGATCGTGGGCTTCATCATGTACTGGATTATTCCGAAGTTCAAAGAGATCTTCATGGACTTCGGTGTCGAGTTGCCAGCGATCACCGAGTGGCTGATCGCAGCCAGCGACTGGGTTGTGAACTACTGGTATCTGATTCCAACGATCCCATTCGCGCTGTTCGTGCTTGTGAAGCTGATCAAGAAGAACAAGACGGGGGCGTATATCATAGATAGGATTGTGCTCAAAATACCGGTGCTGGGCCAAATCGTGAAGAAGTCAACGATTGCGCGAACGTGTCGGACGTTAGGAACATTAATCGCCTCGGGGGTGCCGATCCTGGAGGCCCTTTCCATTGCCCGGGACACGGCGGGGAACGAGGTATTCCGGCGCGCGTTCGATCACATCTATTCATCGATTCGCGAAGGGGAATCGATGGCGGTTCCGCTACGTGAAACACGCATCACCGACGACCTTGTTGTGAACATGGTCGACGTCGGTGAAGAGACTGGTGCTCTCGACAACATGCTGTACAAAGTGGCCGACGTGTACGACGAAGAAGTCTCCGTGCTCGTCGAGAGTTTGATCAACCTCCTCGAACCGCTCATGGTGGTCGTGCTTGGTCTGATTGTGGGTTTTATCGTGATTGCTCTGTTTATGCCGTTGGTGAAGTTGCTCAACGAACTCTCGTAG